From the Budorcas taxicolor isolate Tak-1 chromosome 1, Takin1.1, whole genome shotgun sequence genome, one window contains:
- the DPPA4 gene encoding developmental pluripotency-associated protein 4 → MENTNKENNSKEKSEEHMSCKLTSVEAEEGQGTSGEAKKAKNSAQGTKRKRDTKNSTACGPGDTSQRCAGVKPPKTPTRIPIPPLPEVLPPVNLVHRDVIRAWCQQLKLSTKGPKLDGYKRLCEYAYPHQKNIPATTQEARILSLSKRIKIEKGELPLECSVEKTSSDGAAPLARGPPALEGAPPPLEAVVSTSAPDSEAVFASWSRMTARALKSESVGSQETCEVRWCVVHGRSLPANTDGWVRLQFHAGQAWVPGKRRKVSAFFLIPSGDFPPPHLEDNMLCPECVHRNKVLTKSLQ, encoded by the exons ATGGAGAACACAAACAAGGAG AACAACTCCAAAGAGAAATCTGAAGAACATATGAGTTGCAAACTTACATCAGTAGAAGCTGAAGAGGGACAGGGAACTTCTGGTgaagcaaagaaagcaaaaaactcagcacaggggaccaaaagaaaaagagatacaaaaaaTAGCACAG CTTGCGGTCCAGGAGACACATCACAACGCTGTGCCGGTGTGAAACCTCCGAAGACACCGACGCGGATCCCCATCCCCCCTCTACCTGAAGTCCTGCCGCCTGTCAACCTGGTCCACAGGGATGTCATTCGTGCTTGGTGCCAGCAGttaaaactgagcaccaaaggcCCG AAACTAGATGGATATAAACGACTCTGTGAATATGCTTACCCTCATCAAAAA AACATTCCTGCCACAACACAGGAGGCCAGGATCCTGTCACTGTCGAAAAGGATAAAGATAGAAAAGGGGGAACTACCACTGGAATGCTCTGTTGAGAAAACATCTTCTGATGGGGCTGCTCCTCTTGCACGGGGGCCACCTGCCCTTGAGGGAGCTCCTCCGCCTCTTGAGGCAGTTGTATCAACTTCTGCCCCTGACTCAGAAGCTGTGTTTGCCTCCTGGAGCAGAATGACAGCCAGGGCCTTGAAGTCGGAGTCAGTAGGATCACAAGAGACCTGTG AGGTCCGCTGGTGCGTGGTCCACGGGAGAAGTCTCCCAGCTAACACAGACGGCTGGGTTCGTTTACAGTTTCATGCTGGGCAGGCATGGGTGCCTGGAAAACGAAGGAAGGTGTCCGCATTCTTCCTGATACCTTCTGGTGATTTTCCACCCCCACACCTGGAGGACAATATGCTGTGCCCTGAGTGTGTACACAG GAATAAAGTGTTAACAAAAAGCCTGCAGTGA
- the DPPA2 gene encoding developmental pluripotency-associated protein 2, whose translation MAYSNYGKNFFEGPLDEENVILTLYPVNEEIIEDHQVEPGVSSTSEGKEEALNTNDQVPVPQTNELEEDCPSSSFRRSVCPLPATLPPINNVSRDTLRYWCQQLKLSTDGQKIEVYRRLQEHAYPEKDQYIPKSSREARMHSCSRKHSMVTKRGSVQKRNMSESEERTKTVEVVTSAQVAMLAAWSRIAARAVQPKAVNSRALRTSESFLPQASGVRWCVVHGRPLLADTEGWVRLQFQAGQTWVPDTPRRMTSLFMLPACTFAPPDMEDNLLCPECAKRNKKIMKRLITVGRRKKPGLDTSTSLLSNGPRLKTD comes from the exons ATGGCATACTCAAATTACGGGAAG aatttctttGAAGGGCCAttagatgaagaaaatgtgattCTTACACTGTATCCAGTTAATGAGGAAATTATTGAAGACCATCAAGTGGAACCAGGTGTTTCCTCAACTTCAGAAGGCAAAGAGGAGGCACTGAATACAAATGATCAAG ttCCTGTTCCTCAAACAAATGAGCTTGAGGAAGATTGTCCAAGCTCTAGCTTTAGAAGATCAGTGTGTCCCTTGCCGGCCACGTTGCCTCCGATTAACAATGTGAGTCGAGACACTTTGCGGTACTGGTGCCAACAACTTAAGCTGAGTACCGACGGCCAG AAAATAGAAGTTTATCGGAGACTCCAGGAACATGCTTATCCTGAAAAAGATCAG TATATTCCTAAATCATCACGGGAGGCCCGAATGCACTCATGTTCAAGGAAACACAGCATGGTGACCAAGAGGGGAAGTGTCCAGAAAAGGAACATGAGTGAGAGTGAGGAAAGGACTAAAACGGTTGAGGTGGTAACTTCAGCTCAGGTAGCCATGCTGGCAGCATGGTCAAGAATTGCTGCAAGGGCTGTTCAACCAAAGGCTGTGAATTCACGTGCCCTTCGTACCTCTGAATCCTTTCTGCCACAAGCCTCAG GTGTCCGGTGGTGTGTGGTCCATGGTAGACCGCTCTTGGCAGACACAGAAGGTTGGGTTCGCCTGCAGTTCCAAGCAGGTCAGACCTGGGTGCCTGACACCCCCAGGAGGATGACTTCCCTCTTCATGTTACCTGCCTGCACTTTTGCACCCCCAGACATGGAAGATAACCTGTTATGCCCTGAATGTGCTAAGAG GAATAAGAAGATTATGAAAAGATTAATCacagtggggaggaggaagaaaccTGGTTTGGATACATCAACATCATTGCTTTCAAATGGGCCACGTCTTAAAACAGACTAA